The DNA sequence TTACTGCATAGTTCTCAAATATCATGACATGATCCATCAGATCCATGCCCGGTTCACTCTGAGACTGAACCTCCGACAGATTCATATAATGATGTGATGTACCTTGTATCGATTGCTCTTGCAACATTTTTAACAGGTCAGCAGCCGTAGTATCAACATCATACTTTACTCTGACCGGAATAGTATTACTAAACAGTCCGATCATATCTTCAACACCCGCTAAATCGGCTGGACGACCTGATACCACAGCCCCAAACACCACATCACTCGTGTTGTTGTAACGTGACAATAGATAGCCCCAAACGCCTTGCACAAAAGTATTGTGGGTAATGCCTAAAGTGGTGCAAAGCGTGTCTACTTGCTTAAACACAACTCCCCCTATTTCAAGGCGTTCACTGTATTCGATATAAGTAGTGTCTACAGCTCTTGTCTTGAAAGGAATCTCTGCCGGTGCTGCATAACCTTTAAGGCACTCCTTCCAGTAACCAAGTGAATGCTCTCTGTCTATGGTTTTCAACCAATTGATATAATTGGAATAAGGTATTACCGGTGGCAAATCAGCTGTACTGCCTTTTATTGCGGCACTCAACAATTCATTAAAGTCATTGATAAGCACACTTACACACCAACCGTCCATCAGGATATGATGATGGCTCCAGATAAACTCATACTCCCCTTGCGACAGATCAACAACCTGCAAACGCATCTGAGAACCACTGCCCAAATCAAAACCTCTTTCCCTGTCCTGTTGCTTGATCAGTCCAAGCTGTACCACATCATCAAGCTTCTGATAAGTAAAATTACTCGCTACTTCTTTCCTTACAATTTGCAAAGATCTCCCTGCATATTCAGTACGGAAACTACTGCGTAAAACAGCATGTCTGGCTGTTAAATCATCATAAGCTCCTTTTAATTTTTCTATATCCAATACTTTGGCTCGTACCCTGTAGGAGGTCTGCTCAAAATAAAGCGAACCGGAATCTTCTGCCAACCAGTGGTAGTAGATGCCTTCCTGAAGAGGAGATAACTCATAGACATCCTCAAGTGTATTATCTGCGTTAAGCTCTAAGAGCTCTGCCCCGCTCAATCCTTGGAAAGTTAAATCCGATGGGGTCAGATGCTGCTCTTTGCTTTTAGCCAATTCCTCTATTAAAAACTCCAGATGTTTCTTGTAAGATCCTGCCAGACTTTTTATCGTTGCCGCATCATACCTCAAACCTGAATAACGGATCGATATACCCAGTTCCCCCTTTACCAGCATCCCCGATACATCAAGGATTGTATGCATTTTATTCTCTTTAGAGCTCTCTGATCCCATATGCTCTGAGGCATATTCAAACAGGGAATCTTCCTCATTGGATACATTTACACCAAAATCACCCAAATAATTAAAGGTAATCTCCGGTACAAGTGCACTCTCAAGTCTTTCCTGACTTAAGTGGGTCAGAATACCGTAACCAATTCCTTTATTAGGCAAACGGCGTAAAGCTTCTTTTACTGCCACTAAATGTACTGCTTCATTACCAGAACCCGATACATCCAGTACAAACGGGTAAACCGTTGTAAACCAGCCAACCGTTCTGCTGATATCTACTCCATCGATGATCTCCTCTCTTCCATGACCCTCCATCTGTAAGACACTTCTAGCTGCTGACAAAACTTCTTTCAGCGCTAAACCAAGACCTGTCAGTAACACATCGTTTATCTCTGTGTTATAAACTCCGTGAACACGGGTTTGCAAAAGTCCTGTGGTATGCTGATCCAGAGCGAAAGATTCCGAAGAATCAATTACAGCTGCACGACCTTCTTCTATCGCTTTATCCTGCGCCAAGCCTGCAATCTGATGATCACAAACCTGTTGCCAGTAAACACGCTCCTTTTCAAGTTTGCTGCCTGATGCATATTCCTTTTGAAGCAAAGCCCATCGCTGGAAAGAATCGGTCTTTGCCGGTAAGGCTGTTTTTTCACCTTCCTTATAACCGGAATACAGACTCGATAAATCTTCTAAAAGTATACGCCAGGAAACGCCATCCACCACCAGGTGATGAACAATCAGACCCAAACGGTCTCCGTCTTTTAGCCTGAAATGTGCTACCCTCAACAATGGACCTTCAGACAAGTTGATACTTGATTGCAGGGCTTCGCCTAGTTGTGCCATCTCAGCCTGAGCAGCTTCTGATTCCCTTAAGTCATAGAAGTGAATCATGCAGCGATTGGAGCTTACAGCTCCATTAAACTGCTCCCATACTCCCTGATTCTGTTTATAAACCATACGAAGGGCATCGTGATGCCTCGTCAAATCTTCTATGCTCTTCTCCAGTATACTGCCATCCAGCTCCTCCTTACTATACAGTAAAACAGATTGATTGAAGTACTCATGTGCTTTTATCTCCTCTGATTTGAAAAACCATTCCTGGATTGGGGTCAGCACAACAGCACCACTCACTTCACTTTGATCGCTAACCTGGGTGGTCAGCTC is a window from the Flavobacterium lipolyticum genome containing:
- a CDS encoding non-ribosomal peptide synthetase, translating into MNFLTKEEEHELLFIFNNTTAAYPKDKTIVDLIEEQVAKTPDNIAIVFEDTELTYRELNERSNQLAHYLIENYNIQPDDLIGIQLERSEWMIVSILGVLKSGGAYVPIDPQYPQERIDYIKEDTQCKVCLDEQELSKFKENQERYAKDVETRRSQPENLIYVIYTSGSTGNPKGVMLEHSGLVNRMLWMKRDLEVKEADVFLQKTPVTFDVSVWELFLPLVCGSKLVFAKPEGHKDPVYLEELLESQKISIIHFVPSMLSAALDTIKWDKLECLQHVICSGEALSKRIESSFKAKAPFSSLHNYYGPTEASIDVTAINLSQHPTVGHEVLIGKPVENTQIYIVNEKNSLQPVGVLGEILIGGDQVARGYLNKEALSQEKFITNPFRAGERLYKTGDLGRWLPDGNIEFIGRKDDQVKIRGHRIELGEIEHALVKHEAVNQAVVVARENESAEKELVAYIVSNVEQNASDLRAYLKQSLPEYMLPAYFVQLEAIPLTANGKIDRKALPNPEGAGLSSGVEYVAPGTEQEKVLVLVWSAVLKKEGIGIKDSFYNLGGDSIKSIQVVARLKQQGYRLKVEQLLSTPVLEDLAGLMELTTQVSDQSEVSGAVVLTPIQEWFFKSEEIKAHEYFNQSVLLYSKEELDGSILEKSIEDLTRHHDALRMVYKQNQGVWEQFNGAVSSNRCMIHFYDLRESEAAQAEMAQLGEALQSSINLSEGPLLRVAHFRLKDGDRLGLIVHHLVVDGVSWRILLEDLSSLYSGYKEGEKTALPAKTDSFQRWALLQKEYASGSKLEKERVYWQQVCDHQIAGLAQDKAIEEGRAAVIDSSESFALDQHTTGLLQTRVHGVYNTEINDVLLTGLGLALKEVLSAARSVLQMEGHGREEIIDGVDISRTVGWFTTVYPFVLDVSGSGNEAVHLVAVKEALRRLPNKGIGYGILTHLSQERLESALVPEITFNYLGDFGVNVSNEEDSLFEYASEHMGSESSKENKMHTILDVSGMLVKGELGISIRYSGLRYDAATIKSLAGSYKKHLEFLIEELAKSKEQHLTPSDLTFQGLSGAELLELNADNTLEDVYELSPLQEGIYYHWLAEDSGSLYFEQTSYRVRAKVLDIEKLKGAYDDLTARHAVLRSSFRTEYAGRSLQIVRKEVASNFTYQKLDDVVQLGLIKQQDRERGFDLGSGSQMRLQVVDLSQGEYEFIWSHHHILMDGWCVSVLINDFNELLSAAIKGSTADLPPVIPYSNYINWLKTIDREHSLGYWKECLKGYAAPAEIPFKTRAVDTTYIEYSERLEIGGVVFKQVDTLCTTLGITHNTFVQGVWGYLLSRYNNTSDVVFGAVVSGRPADLAGVEDMIGLFSNTIPVRVKYDVDTTAADLLKMLQEQSIQGTSHHYMNLSEVQSQSEPGMDLMDHVMIFENYAVKELENEGVFNSREEEGLSIESREVSDQSNYDFNIIVTPSPVSLHLNIRYNSNRYDTRSLKQLVNDIATVIKAFAQNGDQSLTALDYVSE